In a single window of the Bactrocera dorsalis isolate Fly_Bdor chromosome 2, ASM2337382v1, whole genome shotgun sequence genome:
- the LOC125776422 gene encoding zinc finger matrin-type protein 2-like isoform X2 yields the protein MSMRPDDHRRKWDKTEYQRLAQERLQNQTAKANPKDEEPIQRENLKRRDYKVDLDSKLGKSVVINKNTPTSQSGGYYCNVCDCVVKDSINFLDHINGKKHQCNLGMSMKVERSTVDQIKERFKANKQNMEEKQKDYELERRLREAKEEEERYKEHRKEKRKERKRKASDTDLLGGGLSDDMAAIMGFSGFGGLLWN from the exons ATGTCTATGCGACCGGATGATCATCGTCGAAAATGGGATAAGACAGAATACCAACGACTGGCACAGGAAAGGTTACAAAACCAGACGGCTAAGGCAAATCCGAAGGATGAAGAACCCATACAACGCGAGAACCTAAAGCGGCGGGACTACAAAGTCGATCTTGACAGTAAACTCGGAAAAAGCGTTGTTATAAACAAGAACACTCCTACCTCACAATCTGGTGGCTACTATTGCAATGTATGCGACTGTGTCGTTAAAGACTCAATTAATTTTCTTGATCATATCAATGGCAAAAAACATCAATGTAATTTGGGCATGTCCATGAAAGTGGAGCGCAGTACTGTCGATCAAATAAAAGAACGATTTAAAGCGAATAAACaaaatatggaagaaaaacaaaaagattaCGAGTTGGAACGGCGCCTACGTGAAGCTAAAGAGGAGGAAGAACGTTACAAGGAGCATCGAAAAGAGAAACGGAAAGAGCGTAAAAGGAAAGCCAGTGATACCGATCTATTGGGTGGCGGTTTATCTGATGATATGGCAGCTATTATGGGATTTTCTGGATTTGGCG GGttgttatggaattaa
- the LOC125776422 gene encoding zinc finger matrin-type protein 2-like isoform X1: MSMRPDDHRRKWDKTEYQRLAQERLQNQTAKANPKDEEPIQRENLKRRDYKVDLDSKLGKSVVINKNTPTSQSGGYYCNVCDCVVKDSINFLDHINGKKHQCNLGMSMKVERSTVDQIKERFKANKQNMEEKQKDYELERRLREAKEEEERYKEHRKEKRKERKRKASDTDLLGGGLSDDMAAIMGFSGFGGTKKNS; the protein is encoded by the coding sequence ATGTCTATGCGACCGGATGATCATCGTCGAAAATGGGATAAGACAGAATACCAACGACTGGCACAGGAAAGGTTACAAAACCAGACGGCTAAGGCAAATCCGAAGGATGAAGAACCCATACAACGCGAGAACCTAAAGCGGCGGGACTACAAAGTCGATCTTGACAGTAAACTCGGAAAAAGCGTTGTTATAAACAAGAACACTCCTACCTCACAATCTGGTGGCTACTATTGCAATGTATGCGACTGTGTCGTTAAAGACTCAATTAATTTTCTTGATCATATCAATGGCAAAAAACATCAATGTAATTTGGGCATGTCCATGAAAGTGGAGCGCAGTACTGTCGATCAAATAAAAGAACGATTTAAAGCGAATAAACaaaatatggaagaaaaacaaaaagattaCGAGTTGGAACGGCGCCTACGTGAAGCTAAAGAGGAGGAAGAACGTTACAAGGAGCATCGAAAAGAGAAACGGAAAGAGCGTAAAAGGAAAGCCAGTGATACCGATCTATTGGGTGGCGGTTTATCTGATGATATGGCAGCTATTATGGGATTTTCTGGATTTGGCGGTACCAAAAAGAATTCTTAG